One genomic region from Aliarcobacter cryaerophilus ATCC 43158 encodes:
- a CDS encoding aminotransferase class V-fold PLP-dependent enzyme — translation MQKDIFRPFLNENIDKLNFLRYNTIGKNKERYFDFTASGLAFRQIENRIHEVLETYANTHSKESSNAKITTKYYEEARESLQKSLELDDSFTILPCGSGATGAIKKLQEILGLYIPPKTKERLKEKGLKIDKKSMPLVIVGPYEHHSNEVSFRESLAQVKRVKLRKDGLIDLEHLENILEKNKNREIIGSFTIASNVSGIITCYKKISNLLRKYKATVCFDAAASSSYMNISSSYYDALFLSPHKLLGGVGSCGVLVVKKYLVDTSLPPSFAGGGTVKYVNKNNQIYEEQIEIREDAGTPAIIQFIRASLAYKLRNEIGFEFIESRKKELYLYLLEELKSIQNLLIYGNKKSHNIGIVSFNIKGFNPYTLCENLSNSGFQTRAGCSCAGPYGHDLLGLKKVSMKNRPGWLRVGVHYMQTKEEIKALVDEIKKSLV, via the coding sequence ATGCAAAAAGATATTTTTAGACCATTTTTAAATGAAAATATTGATAAATTAAATTTCCTTAGATATAACACAATAGGTAAAAATAAAGAGAGATATTTTGATTTCACAGCTTCAGGTCTTGCTTTTAGACAAATTGAAAATAGAATACATGAAGTTTTAGAAACTTATGCAAATACACACTCAAAAGAGAGTAGTAATGCAAAAATTACTACTAAATATTATGAAGAAGCCAGAGAAAGTTTACAAAAAAGTTTAGAACTTGATGATAGTTTTACTATTTTACCTTGTGGTTCAGGTGCAACAGGTGCTATAAAAAAGCTACAAGAGATTTTAGGACTTTATATTCCACCAAAAACCAAAGAGAGACTAAAAGAAAAAGGGCTAAAAATAGATAAAAAATCTATGCCTTTGGTAATTGTTGGACCTTATGAACACCACTCAAATGAGGTTAGTTTTAGAGAGAGTTTGGCACAAGTTAAAAGAGTGAAACTTAGAAAAGATGGTCTAATAGATCTCGAGCACCTAGAAAATATATTAGAAAAAAACAAAAATCGTGAGATTATAGGCTCTTTTACAATAGCTTCAAATGTAAGTGGAATAATCACTTGCTACAAAAAAATATCAAATCTTTTGAGAAAATATAAAGCAACTGTATGTTTTGATGCAGCTGCAAGTAGTTCATACATGAATATCTCATCATCATATTATGATGCACTATTTTTATCTCCTCATAAACTCTTAGGAGGAGTTGGCTCTTGCGGAGTTTTAGTAGTTAAAAAATATTTAGTAGATACATCTTTACCACCAAGTTTTGCAGGTGGAGGAACAGTAAAATATGTAAATAAAAATAACCAAATATATGAAGAACAAATAGAAATAAGAGAAGATGCTGGAACTCCTGCAATTATTCAGTTCATCAGAGCTTCTTTAGCATATAAGTTAAGAAATGAAATAGGCTTTGAATTTATAGAAAGTAGAAAGAAAGAGTTATATTTATATCTATTAGAAGAGTTAAAAAGTATCCAAAATCTACTTATTTATGGAAATAAAAAGAGTCATAATATTGGTATTGTATCTTTTAATATAAAAGGTTTTAATCCTTACACATTATGTGAAAATCTTTCAAATAGTGGTTTTCAAACTAGAGCTGGATGTTCTTGTGCTGGACCTTACGGACATGATTTATTAGGACTTAAAAAAGTATCTATGAAAAATCGACCAGGTTGGCTTAGAGTTGGCGTTCACTATATGCAAACAAAAGAGGAGATAAAAGCTTTGGTTGATGAGATTAAAAAGAGTTTGGTTTAA
- a CDS encoding metallophosphoesterase encodes MIFLTFIITIFHDIISIGFKKAFKKSKISTQRRNFFKKTFDIGATSLILATNIKAVDNARHIELEVVDVEIKNLKKQYKIIQLSDIHIGGLIDKKFIEDLVKKVNILDGDLVVITGDLVDTKLEFAKPALDELKNIKSKYGTFFIVGNHEYFHGVTPIIDYVNNLGIKVLENESVYIGDENLGFNLAGVYDIFGNKIDFFKPDINKALENCKNSPTVLLAHQPKFIKTLSSTSNINLILCGHTHGGQIFPFNFLVKLDQPYVKGLNVHNETTQVYVNKGTGFWGPPMRLGASSEITILNLKEAKA; translated from the coding sequence GTGATTTTTTTAACATTTATTATCACTATTTTTCACGATATCATTTCAATTGGATTTAAAAAAGCTTTCAAAAAATCAAAAATATCAACACAAAGAAGAAATTTTTTCAAAAAGACTTTTGATATTGGTGCAACTTCTCTGATTCTTGCAACAAATATAAAAGCAGTTGACAATGCAAGACATATTGAGCTTGAAGTTGTAGATGTAGAAATTAAAAATTTAAAAAAACAATATAAAATAATACAACTAAGTGATATTCATATTGGTGGATTAATAGATAAAAAATTTATAGAAGATTTAGTAAAAAAAGTAAATATTTTAGATGGTGACCTTGTTGTAATAACTGGTGACCTTGTTGATACTAAATTAGAATTTGCAAAACCTGCTTTAGATGAACTAAAAAATATAAAATCAAAATATGGAACATTTTTTATAGTTGGAAATCATGAGTATTTTCACGGAGTTACTCCTATTATTGATTATGTAAATAATCTTGGAATTAAAGTTTTAGAAAATGAATCTGTATATATTGGTGATGAAAATCTTGGATTTAATTTAGCTGGAGTTTATGATATATTTGGAAATAAAATTGATTTTTTTAAACCAGATATTAATAAAGCTTTAGAAAATTGTAAAAACTCTCCAACCGTTCTTTTGGCTCATCAACCAAAATTTATTAAAACTCTTTCAAGCACATCGAATATTAATTTAATTTTATGTGGGCATACTCATGGAGGTCAGATTTTTCCATTTAATTTCTTAGTAAAACTTGATCAACCTTATGTAAAAGGTTTAAATGTACACAATGAAACAACTCAAGTATATGTAAATAAAGGAACAGGATTTTGGGGACCACCAATGAGACTTGGTGCTAGTAGTGAGATAACTATTTTAAATCTAAAAGAGGCAAAAGCCTAA
- a CDS encoding Hsp20/alpha crystallin family protein, translated as MLLTKFDPFKQLKEIEKSLYTQVGNSEGVTAFVPTVNTREGEFAYHVDVDLPGVKKEDIKVDLNKGILTISGERKTKEEIKQEDYYKIETYFGKFSRSFTLPDNVDIENIEAKSDNGVLEIVIPKLKDDVSKKSIEIK; from the coding sequence ATGTTATTAACAAAATTTGACCCATTTAAACAGTTAAAAGAGATAGAAAAAAGTTTATATACACAAGTTGGAAATAGTGAAGGTGTTACAGCTTTTGTACCAACTGTAAATACAAGAGAAGGTGAGTTTGCATATCATGTTGATGTTGATTTGCCAGGTGTAAAAAAAGAAGATATAAAAGTTGATTTAAACAAAGGTATTTTAACTATAAGTGGTGAAAGAAAAACAAAAGAAGAGATAAAACAAGAAGATTACTACAAAATAGAGACATATTTTGGGAAGTTTTCAAGAAGTTTCACTCTTCCAGATAATGTAGATATTGAAAATATAGAAGCAAAAAGTGATAACGGAGTTTTAGAAATAGTTATTCCTAAACTTAAAGATGATGTATCTAAAAAATCAATAGAGATTAAATAA
- a CDS encoding hemerythrin family protein gives MLIDKNRLPIVDMDFMNDTHYEDVDLINDLYKNIELYNQDRSLQNFENLKLKYKEWIEHTVSHFATEEEEMVKRGFFAYPFHKGEHDANIQDIRAVWDNFEKNRDVLGLKNYIEYDVINWLINHIKSMDTVTARFFKTGMMGGCGMM, from the coding sequence ATGTTAATAGATAAAAATAGATTACCTATAGTTGATATGGATTTTATGAATGATACACACTATGAAGATGTTGATCTAATAAATGATCTTTATAAAAATATAGAACTTTATAATCAAGATCGTTCTTTACAAAATTTTGAGAATTTAAAATTAAAATATAAAGAGTGGATTGAACATACAGTAAGCCATTTTGCAACAGAAGAAGAGGAGATGGTAAAAAGAGGTTTTTTTGCTTATCCGTTTCACAAAGGTGAGCATGATGCAAATATTCAAGATATAAGAGCTGTTTGGGATAATTTTGAGAAAAATAGAGATGTATTGGGACTTAAAAATTATATTGAATATGATGTAATAAATTGGCTAATAAATCATATAAAAAGTATGGATACAGTAACTGCAAGATTTTTCAAAACTGGAATGATGGGTGGTTGCGGAATGATGTAA
- a CDS encoding sulfate/molybdate ABC transporter ATP-binding protein encodes MKIEVKNLTKYFGNFTALENINLDIVEGELLALLGPSGSGKTTLLRMIAGLETVDSIDKGEILFNNIDVAKKDIKDRDIGFVFQHYALFRHMTVFENIAFGLRVKPKKQRLSNKEIEEKVTKLLKLIQLDGFASRFPWQLSGGQRQRVALARALAVEPKVLLLDEPFGALDAKVRTDLRRWLKELQEELGITTILVTHDQEEALEVANRIVVINKGKIEQIGSPEEVFHNPKNEFVINFLGNVNLFHAREIEDGANSEDITDNKYLIRPHELEIVDINDSEAIIHAKVKYIQLAGSFVKVELAYLNDEKRVVLVEMPHYEFSDKNIKKGDILGIRTRKLRTFENGAGI; translated from the coding sequence ATGAAAATAGAAGTAAAAAATTTAACAAAATATTTTGGAAATTTCACAGCATTGGAAAATATTAATTTAGATATTGTTGAAGGTGAGTTATTAGCACTTTTAGGACCATCAGGAAGTGGGAAAACTACACTTTTAAGAATGATTGCAGGACTAGAAACTGTAGATAGCATAGATAAAGGTGAGATTTTATTTAACAATATTGATGTAGCAAAAAAAGATATTAAAGATAGAGATATTGGATTTGTATTTCAACACTATGCACTGTTTCGTCATATGACTGTATTTGAAAATATTGCTTTTGGACTTAGAGTAAAACCTAAAAAACAAAGACTTAGCAACAAAGAGATTGAAGAGAAAGTTACAAAGCTTTTAAAACTAATCCAACTTGATGGCTTTGCTTCAAGATTTCCTTGGCAGCTTTCTGGTGGTCAGCGTCAAAGAGTTGCCCTTGCAAGAGCATTAGCAGTTGAACCAAAAGTATTATTACTTGATGAACCTTTTGGTGCACTTGATGCAAAGGTGCGAACAGATTTAAGAAGATGGTTAAAAGAGCTTCAAGAGGAGCTTGGAATTACAACAATTTTAGTAACACATGACCAAGAAGAAGCACTTGAAGTTGCAAATAGAATTGTTGTAATAAACAAAGGGAAAATTGAGCAAATTGGATCTCCAGAAGAGGTATTTCATAATCCTAAAAATGAGTTTGTAATAAACTTTTTAGGAAATGTAAATCTATTTCATGCAAGAGAGATAGAAGATGGTGCTAATTCAGAAGATATAACAGATAATAAGTATCTTATTCGTCCTCATGAATTAGAAATTGTTGATATAAATGATAGTGAAGCAATAATTCATGCAAAAGTAAAATACATACAGCTTGCTGGTTCTTTTGTAAAAGTTGAATTAGCATATTTAAATGATGAAAAAAGAGTTGTTTTAGTTGAGATGCCACACTATGAATTTAGTGATAAAAATATAAAAAAAGGTGATATTTTAGGAATTAGAACAAGAAAGCTAAGAACTTTTGAAAATGGAGCGGGGATATAA
- the cysW gene encoding sulfate ABC transporter permease subunit CysW, producing the protein MKTISNSQSSQTESRFVKYSLIFVAVAFLFLMLVVPLITIFAEAFRKGYEAYFLSFNDEYVLSAIKLTFITAAIAVPLNVIFGICASWAIAKYSFFGKSFLITLIDLPFAVSPVISGFVYILLFGAQGWFGHYLIENDIQIIFAVPGIVLATIFVTFPFVARELIPLMQEMGNDEEQAALLLGASGFQTFWKVTLPNIKWGLLYGVILCNARAMGEFGAVSVVSGHIQGITNTMPLQVEILYNEYNFVAAFAVSTLLAILALLTLVLKYILEWKVQRKIKKLDNEE; encoded by the coding sequence ATGAAAACTATAAGTAATTCACAAAGTTCACAAACAGAATCAAGATTTGTAAAGTACTCTTTGATTTTTGTAGCAGTAGCATTTTTATTTTTAATGCTTGTAGTTCCTTTAATTACAATTTTTGCAGAAGCATTTAGAAAAGGTTATGAAGCATATTTTTTAAGTTTTAATGATGAGTATGTATTAAGTGCAATAAAACTTACATTTATAACAGCAGCTATTGCAGTTCCTTTAAATGTTATTTTTGGAATATGTGCATCTTGGGCAATAGCCAAATACTCATTTTTTGGTAAAAGTTTTTTAATTACTTTGATTGATTTACCTTTTGCTGTAAGTCCTGTTATTTCAGGTTTTGTATATATTTTGCTTTTTGGTGCGCAAGGATGGTTTGGGCACTATTTAATAGAAAATGATATTCAAATAATTTTTGCAGTTCCTGGAATTGTACTTGCAACTATATTTGTAACTTTTCCATTTGTGGCACGTGAGCTAATACCTTTAATGCAAGAGATGGGAAATGATGAAGAACAAGCTGCACTTCTATTGGGAGCTAGTGGTTTTCAAACATTTTGGAAAGTTACTTTGCCAAATATAAAGTGGGGCTTACTTTATGGAGTAATTTTATGTAATGCAAGAGCAATGGGAGAGTTTGGGGCTGTTTCTGTAGTTTCAGGTCACATTCAAGGTATTACAAACACAATGCCTCTTCAAGTTGAGATTTTATACAACGAATACAACTTTGTAGCAGCTTTTGCTGTTTCGACACTTTTGGCAATATTGGCACTTTTAACTCTTGTTTTAAAATATATTTTAGAGTGGAAAGTGCAGAGAAAAATTAAAAAACTAGATAATGAAGAATAA
- the cysT gene encoding sulfate ABC transporter permease subunit CysT, whose amino-acid sequence MRLNFGILKRPNSTIPGFGLTMGYTVFYLSIIVIIPLIALFTEAFSMGFDAFISATTDARVVASYKLTFVTSLIAAVVNTIFGVIVAWCLVRYTFFGKRVFDAIVDLPFALPTAVSGIALTTLYSSSGWFGQILEPLGIKIVFTPIGITIALIFIGLPFVVRTVQPALEEIQIEQEEASASLGASRWQTFYKVILPTIFPAVLTGFALSFARALGEYGSVVFIAGNMPFKTEISTLLIITKLEQYDFAGATAIAVVMLLISFVMLLLINILQRWSSRRKGMEAI is encoded by the coding sequence ATGAGATTAAATTTTGGAATATTAAAAAGACCAAATTCAACAATTCCTGGTTTTGGTTTGACTATGGGTTATACGGTATTTTATTTAAGTATTATTGTAATCATTCCACTAATTGCACTTTTTACTGAAGCTTTTAGTATGGGATTTGATGCTTTTATAAGTGCTACAACAGATGCAAGAGTAGTTGCTAGTTATAAATTGACTTTTGTTACTTCACTAATAGCAGCAGTTGTAAATACAATTTTTGGAGTAATTGTTGCTTGGTGTTTGGTGCGATATACATTTTTTGGTAAAAGAGTCTTTGATGCAATTGTTGATTTACCTTTTGCACTTCCAACAGCTGTTTCAGGTATTGCACTTACAACACTATATTCAAGTTCTGGTTGGTTTGGGCAAATTTTAGAGCCACTTGGAATTAAAATAGTATTTACACCAATTGGGATTACAATTGCTTTAATATTTATTGGACTTCCTTTTGTTGTAAGAACAGTTCAACCTGCACTTGAAGAGATTCAAATTGAGCAAGAAGAAGCAAGTGCTAGTTTGGGAGCTAGTAGATGGCAAACTTTTTATAAAGTGATACTTCCTACAATTTTTCCAGCAGTTTTAACAGGATTTGCACTATCTTTTGCAAGAGCTTTGGGTGAGTATGGTTCTGTTGTTTTTATAGCTGGAAATATGCCATTTAAAACAGAGATTAGCACACTTTTGATTATTACAAAGCTTGAACAGTATGATTTTGCAGGTGCTACTGCAATTGCAGTTGTGATGCTTTTAATCTCTTTTGTAATGTTACTTTTAATTAATATTTTACAAAGATGGAGTTCAAGAAGAAAAGGAATGGAGGCAATATGA
- a CDS encoding methyl-accepting chemotaxis protein, with protein MNSVIKKVSLFQSLAVTIILVFAVISISVVVKNFITTDVKNTFQDRVLDIKATFEVLNESIKESALSVSNVLSTQLNNLEIDHSNKIDINGFKTSSLTSNGVVLNNNNSIIDNFTQTTGAVATIFIKQDDGFFRIATSLYKEDGSRAIGTFLAKDSQAFSKILNKERYLGVAELFGKKYMTVYEPVIKNNEVIGILFVAYNFDKLYTILEEKLKRIKFGDKGYLYIIDSKTETLTIHPTLKNKKLSELDKNVADALKQMLVLKEGVIDYEFNDGKEVIDKLSAFTTFEEWNIVIVTSSDIDDLLALNYTLRQYSIFGGIALLFTLLGISYFIIKKTVNEPLLIINKDLDEFFSYLNRQKDSIDFVHVNTKDEFGRMSKVLSDNIEKTRQGIEEDRKLISETISVLGEFEHGDLCQRINIEVSNPALLQLKNVLNQMANNLENNIENVLDILEQYSKYNYLSKIPTKDLKEHLLKLANGVNTLGESITTMLIENKKNGLTLGDSSNVLLENVNKLNSSSNSAAASLEETAAAIEEITSTVRSNSENITKMSLLSNDVTKSVVVGEKYANQTTIAMDEINTQVNLVNEAISVIDNIAFQTNILSLNAAVEAATAGEAGKGFAVVAQEVRNLASRSSEAAKEIKDIVENATKKANEGKEIANSMIEGYKELNSNISQTMSLIKDIQNSSKEQLLGIEQINDVVNNLDRQTQQNAQIASQTNEIAKLTDSIAKVIVDDTNSKEFYGKDSVKSRDIGI; from the coding sequence ATGAATTCAGTAATAAAGAAAGTCTCTTTATTTCAATCTTTAGCAGTAACAATCATTTTAGTTTTTGCAGTTATTAGTATTAGTGTTGTTGTAAAAAACTTTATAACAACAGATGTTAAAAATACATTTCAAGATAGAGTTTTAGATATAAAAGCTACTTTTGAAGTTTTGAATGAATCAATAAAAGAGTCTGCACTTTCAGTTTCAAATGTTCTTTCTACGCAATTAAACAATCTTGAAATTGACCATTCAAATAAAATAGATATAAATGGTTTTAAGACTTCATCTTTAACTTCAAATGGAGTTGTTCTAAATAATAACAACTCTATTATAGATAATTTTACTCAAACAACAGGAGCTGTTGCTACAATATTTATAAAGCAAGATGATGGATTTTTTAGGATTGCAACATCTTTGTATAAAGAAGATGGTTCAAGAGCAATTGGAACATTTTTAGCAAAAGATAGCCAAGCTTTTTCAAAAATCTTAAATAAAGAGAGATATTTAGGAGTTGCTGAGCTTTTTGGAAAAAAATATATGACAGTTTATGAGCCAGTTATTAAAAATAATGAGGTGATTGGAATTTTATTTGTGGCATATAATTTTGATAAGTTATATACAATTTTAGAAGAAAAACTAAAGAGAATTAAGTTTGGAGATAAAGGGTATTTATATATAATTGATTCTAAAACAGAAACTTTAACAATTCATCCAACTTTAAAAAATAAAAAATTAAGTGAGCTTGATAAAAATGTAGCAGATGCTTTAAAGCAAATGCTAGTTTTAAAAGAAGGTGTAATAGATTATGAATTTAATGATGGTAAAGAAGTAATAGATAAATTATCAGCTTTTACAACTTTTGAAGAGTGGAATATTGTTATTGTAACTAGCTCTGATATTGATGATCTACTTGCATTGAATTACACATTAAGACAATACTCTATATTTGGCGGAATAGCACTATTATTTACTTTACTTGGAATAAGTTATTTTATTATCAAAAAAACAGTAAATGAGCCACTTTTGATAATAAATAAAGATTTAGATGAATTTTTCTCTTACTTAAATAGACAAAAAGATAGTATAGATTTTGTACATGTAAATACAAAAGATGAATTTGGAAGAATGTCAAAAGTTTTAAGTGATAATATTGAAAAAACAAGACAAGGCATAGAAGAGGATAGAAAACTTATAAGTGAAACAATTTCTGTTTTAGGAGAGTTTGAACATGGTGATTTATGTCAAAGAATAAATATAGAAGTATCAAATCCAGCATTGTTGCAACTAAAAAATGTTTTAAACCAAATGGCAAATAATTTAGAAAATAATATTGAAAATGTACTTGATATTTTGGAACAATATTCAAAATATAACTATTTGAGCAAAATTCCAACAAAAGATTTAAAAGAACATCTATTAAAACTTGCAAATGGTGTTAATACTTTGGGTGAGTCTATTACAACTATGTTAATAGAGAATAAAAAAAATGGATTAACTCTTGGTGATAGTTCAAATGTTTTACTTGAAAATGTAAATAAATTGAATAGTTCTTCAAATAGTGCAGCAGCAAGTCTTGAAGAGACAGCAGCTGCTATTGAAGAGATTACATCAACTGTTAGAAGTAATAGTGAAAATATTACAAAAATGTCACTATTATCAAATGATGTTACAAAATCTGTAGTTGTTGGTGAGAAATATGCAAATCAAACAACTATTGCTATGGATGAGATAAATACTCAAGTAAATTTAGTAAATGAAGCTATAAGCGTAATTGATAATATTGCATTTCAAACAAATATTTTAAGTCTAAATGCAGCTGTTGAAGCAGCAACTGCTGGAGAAGCTGGAAAAGGGTTTGCAGTTGTTGCTCAAGAGGTGCGAAATCTAGCAAGTAGAAGTTCAGAAGCTGCAAAAGAGATTAAAGATATAGTTGAAAATGCTACAAAAAAAGCAAATGAAGGGAAAGAGATTGCAAATAGTATGATTGAAGGGTATAAAGAGTTAAATTCAAATATTTCTCAAACTATGAGTTTAATTAAAGATATTCAAAACTCTTCAAAAGAACAACTATTGGGAATTGAACAAATTAATGATGTTGTTAATAATCTTGATAGACAAACTCAACAAAATGCACAAATTGCATCACAAACAAACGAAATTGCAAAACTAACAGATAGTATCGCAAAAGTAATTGTAGATGATACAAATAGTAAAGAGTTTTATGGAAAAGATAGTGTAAAAAGTAGAGATATAGGGATTTAA
- a CDS encoding EAL domain-containing protein, whose protein sequence is MVNKESKNDEILLPNRKSFLEDVENGFFNKLVIFDISGFGNINHYYGYDFGEKILKIISFRLQERFENSQMYYLGGDIFVATASEDISKERFIQTIKATTWHFGYSPIELDGHKVYIPLRAGVAINYPELLFCAEFALKQTRVLKHNLVIFDSEQHQVCHPNSLSIEQDLYWEAQIIQAIKKDRFEIFAQSISNQNDKKYEVLVRMKDTKGEIVSPYFFIDRAKKINLYGEITKKVVQKSFEFFEGKNIEFSINLSISDILEKDICDFLIQKICEHDVGYFLTIEITESEGVENIEELVSFIKIVKNLGVKIAIDDFGTGYSNFSYLVKLQADFIKLDGSIIQDINKSLSAKAVVEAIVFFAKKVGIKTVAEFVSTKEIFKTCKELEIDYFQGYLFDEPKNIKDIRLY, encoded by the coding sequence ATATAAATCACTATTATGGGTATGATTTTGGAGAAAAAATATTAAAAATAATCTCTTTTAGGCTTCAAGAGAGATTTGAAAATAGTCAAATGTACTATTTAGGTGGAGATATTTTTGTTGCAACTGCAAGTGAAGATATTTCAAAAGAGAGATTTATTCAAACTATAAAAGCCACTACTTGGCATTTTGGATACTCACCAATTGAACTTGATGGTCATAAAGTATATATTCCCTTAAGAGCTGGAGTTGCTATAAACTATCCAGAACTTCTATTTTGTGCAGAATTTGCACTAAAACAAACAAGAGTCTTAAAACATAATTTAGTAATTTTTGATAGTGAACAACATCAAGTGTGTCACCCTAACTCTTTGTCAATAGAGCAAGATTTATATTGGGAGGCACAAATTATTCAAGCTATAAAAAAAGATAGATTTGAGATTTTCGCACAATCAATTAGTAATCAAAATGATAAAAAATATGAGGTTTTAGTAAGAATGAAAGATACAAAAGGAGAGATAGTATCTCCTTATTTCTTTATAGATAGAGCAAAAAAGATAAATTTATATGGTGAAATAACAAAAAAGGTAGTTCAAAAATCATTTGAATTCTTTGAAGGTAAAAATATAGAATTTAGTATAAATTTATCGATTAGTGATATTTTAGAAAAAGATATTTGTGATTTTTTGATTCAAAAAATATGTGAACATGATGTCGGTTATTTTTTAACTATAGAAATAACAGAAAGCGAAGGTGTTGAAAATATAGAAGAACTAGTATCTTTTATAAAAATAGTTAAAAATTTAGGTGTAAAAATAGCAATTGATGATTTTGGAACAGGTTACTCAAATTTCTCATATTTAGTTAAATTGCAAGCAGATTTTATAAAATTAGATGGTTCTATTATTCAAGATATAAATAAATCTCTTTCAGCTAAAGCAGTTGTTGAAGCAATAGTATTTTTTGCAAAAAAAGTTGGTATAAAAACAGTTGCTGAGTTTGTATCAACAAAAGAGATTTTTAAAACTTGTAAAGAGCTAGAAATTGACTATTTTCAGGGATATTTATTTGATGAGCCTAAAAATATTAAAGATATAAGATTATATTAA